In Vidua chalybeata isolate OUT-0048 chromosome 5, bVidCha1 merged haplotype, whole genome shotgun sequence, one genomic interval encodes:
- the LOC128788516 gene encoding uncharacterized protein LOC128788516 has protein sequence MAAKKAGKRRTSEKKKKKKKRGKIVVRVLHCPRATQGPPRRDFPRPCQYCGHGLLPHLRRGRGNAGERESIGAEQPLEVPEPSPPCPQGRSCPPPAADRSVLESGRRVPAGCRVLGGHRALTSARWAVRFLSHRFPGVLILTSPKPQASLPGPLPLPYLLDAVQNGIRQPSLMFAFSLTLCAARVAQQILKPEEHVYIRVKRFLLSHRYLDLRKVPGFLQLFYSFDFEYKTARVDPQISWGRAA, from the exons ATGGCGgcaaaaaaggcgggaaaaagGAGGACCTCG gaaaaaaaaaaaaaaaaaaaaaagcgcggGAAAATCGTGGTCCGCGTGCTGCACTGCCCGCGCGCCACgcaggggccgccccgccgggattTCCCGCGGCCTTGCCAGTACTGCGGACACGGGCTGTTGCCGCACTTGCGCCGCGGGCGG ggaaatgcaggagaacgcGAAAGCATCGGGGCAGAGCAGCCGCTGGAGGTGCCCGAGCCGTCTCCCCCTTGCCCGCAGGGCCGGAGTTGCCCACCGCCGGCAGCTGACAG gtccgtgctggagagtgggagaagggtccctgctggctgccgtgtcctgggtgggcacagagctctgacctCGGCCAGATGGGCTG TTCggtttctttctcacaggtttcCGGGTGTTTTGATCCTGACGTCGCCAAAGCCTCAG gcttctctccctgggccctTGCCGTTGCCGTATCTCTTGGATGCCGTGCAGAACGGAATCAGGCAGCCAAGCCTCATGTTCGccttctccctcaccctctgcgctgctcgtgtggcacagcagatcctgaagcCAG aggagCACGTGTACATAAGGGTAAAGAGATTCCTTCTGTCACACCGGTATTTGGACCTGAGGAAGGTAccaggttttctccagcttttctacagttttgattttgag TACAAAACAGCACGAGTGgatcctcagatttcttggggaagggctgcgtga
- the LOC128788515 gene encoding uncharacterized protein LOC128788515 yields the protein MAAKKAGKRRTSVCLLHCLHGKKKKKKKRGKIVVRVLHCPRATQGPPRRDFPRPCQYCGHGLLPHLRRGRGNAGERESIGAEQPLEVPEPSPPCPQGRSCPPPAADRSVLESGRRVPAGCRVLGGHRALTSARWAVRFLSHRFPGVLILTSPKPQASLPGPLPLPYLLDAVQNGIRQPSLMFAFSLTLCAARVAQQILKPEEHVYIRVKRFLLSHRYLDLRKVPGFLQLFYSFDFEYKTARVDPQISWGRAA from the exons ATGGCGgcaaaaaaggcgggaaaaagGAGGACCTCGGTCTGTctactgcactgcctgcacg gaaaaaaaaaaaaaaaaaaaaagcgcggGAAAATCGTGGTCCGCGTGCTGCACTGCCCGCGCGCCACgcaggggccgccccgccgggattTCCCGCGGCCTTGCCAGTACTGCGGACACGGGCTGTTGCCGCACTTGCGCCGCGGGCGG ggaaatgcaggagaacgcGAAAGCATCGGGGCAGAGCAGCCGCTGGAGGTGCCCGAGCCGTCTCCCCCTTGCCCGCAGGGCCGGAGTTGCCCACCGCCGGCAGCTGACAG gtccgtgctggagagtgggagaagggtccctgctggctgccgtgtcctgggtgggcacagagctctgacctCGGCCAGATGGGCTG TTCggtttctttctcacaggtttcCGGGTGTTTTGATCCTGACGTCGCCAAAGCCTCAG gcttctctccctgggccctTGCCGTTGCCGTATCTCTTGGATGCCGTGCAGAACGGAATCAGGCAGCCAAGCCTCATGTTCGccttctccctcaccctctgcgctgctcgtgtggcacagcagatcctgaagcCAG aggagCACGTGTACATAAGGGTAAAGAGATTCCTTCTGTCACACCGGTATTTGGACCTGAGGAAGGTAccaggttttctccagcttttctacagttttgattttgag TACAAAACAGCACGAGTGgatcctcagatttcttggggaagggctgcgtga
- the LOC128788546 gene encoding uncharacterized protein LOC128788546 isoform X1 has translation MADGKKKKKKKRGKIVVRVLHCPRATQGPPRRDFPRPCQYCGHGLLPHLRRGRGNAGERESIGAEQPLEVPEPSPPCPQGRSCPPPAADRSVLESGRRVPAGCRVLGGHRALTSARWAVRFLSHRFPGVLILTSPKPQASLPGPLPLPYLLDAVQNGIRQPSLRFAFSLTLCAARVAQQILKPEEHVYIRVKRFLLSHRYLDLRKVPGFLQLFYSFDFEYKTARVDPQISWGRAA, from the exons ATGGcggatgggaaaaaaaaaaaaaaaaaaaagcgcggGAAAATCGTGGTCCGCGTGCTGCACTGCCCGCGCGCCACgcaggggccgccccgccgggattTCCCGCGGCCTTGCCAGTACTGCGGACACGGGCTGTTGCCGCACTTGCGCCGCGGGCGG ggaaatgcaggagaacgcGAAAGCATCGGGGCAGAGCAGCCGCTGGAGGTGCCCGAGCCGTCTCCCCCTTGCCCGCAGGGCCGGAGTTGCCCACCGCCGGCAGCTGACAG gtccgtgctggagagtgggagaagggtccctgctggctgccgtgtcctgggtgggcacagagctctgacctCGGCCAGATGGGCTG TTCggtttctttctcacaggtttcCGGGTGTTTTGATCCTGACGTCGCCAAAGCCTCAG gcttctctccctgggccctTGCCGTTGCCGTATCTCTTGGATGCCGTGCAGAACGGAATCAGGCAGCCAAGCCTCAGGTTCGccttctccctcaccctctgcgctgctcgtgtggcacagcagatcctgaagcCAG aggagCACGTGTACATAAGGGTAAAGAGATTCCTTCTGTCACACCGGTATTTGGACCTGAGGAAGGTAccaggttttctccagcttttctacagttttgattttgag TACAAAACAGCACGAGTGgatcctcagatttcttggggaagggctgcgtga
- the LOC128788546 gene encoding uncharacterized protein LOC128788546 isoform X2: MADGKKKKKKKRGKIVVRVLHCPRATQGPPRRDFPRPCQYCGHGLLPHLRRGRGNAGERESIGAEQPLEVPEPSPPCPQGRSCPPPAADRSVLESGRRVPAGCRVLGGHRALTSARWAVRFLSHRFPGVLILTSPKPQASLPGPLPLPYLLDAVQNGIRQPSLRFAFSLTLCAARVAQQILKPEEHVYIRVKRFLLSHRYLDLRKVPGFLQLFYSFDFERTRSCAAYAL; encoded by the exons ATGGcggatgggaaaaaaaaaaaaaaaaaaaagcgcggGAAAATCGTGGTCCGCGTGCTGCACTGCCCGCGCGCCACgcaggggccgccccgccgggattTCCCGCGGCCTTGCCAGTACTGCGGACACGGGCTGTTGCCGCACTTGCGCCGCGGGCGG ggaaatgcaggagaacgcGAAAGCATCGGGGCAGAGCAGCCGCTGGAGGTGCCCGAGCCGTCTCCCCCTTGCCCGCAGGGCCGGAGTTGCCCACCGCCGGCAGCTGACAG gtccgtgctggagagtgggagaagggtccctgctggctgccgtgtcctgggtgggcacagagctctgacctCGGCCAGATGGGCTG TTCggtttctttctcacaggtttcCGGGTGTTTTGATCCTGACGTCGCCAAAGCCTCAG gcttctctccctgggccctTGCCGTTGCCGTATCTCTTGGATGCCGTGCAGAACGGAATCAGGCAGCCAAGCCTCAGGTTCGccttctccctcaccctctgcgctgctcgtgtggcacagcagatcctgaagcCAG aggagCACGTGTACATAAGGGTAAAGAGATTCCTTCTGTCACACCGGTATTTGGACCTGAGGAAGGTAccaggttttctccagcttttctacagttttgattttgag CGCACAAGGAGTTGTGCTGCGTATGCTCTgtga
- the LOC128788546 gene encoding nucleolar pre-ribosomal-associated protein 1-like isoform X3 has protein sequence MGWFPGVLILTSPKPQASLPGPLPLPYLLDAVQNGIRQPSLRFAFSLTLCAARVAQQILKPEEHVYIRVKRFLLSHRYLDLRKVPGFLQLFYSFDFEYKTARVDPQISWGRAA, from the exons ATGGGCTG gtttcCGGGTGTTTTGATCCTGACGTCGCCAAAGCCTCAG gcttctctccctgggccctTGCCGTTGCCGTATCTCTTGGATGCCGTGCAGAACGGAATCAGGCAGCCAAGCCTCAGGTTCGccttctccctcaccctctgcgctgctcgtgtggcacagcagatcctgaagcCAG aggagCACGTGTACATAAGGGTAAAGAGATTCCTTCTGTCACACCGGTATTTGGACCTGAGGAAGGTAccaggttttctccagcttttctacagttttgattttgag TACAAAACAGCACGAGTGgatcctcagatttcttggggaagggctgcgtga